A window of Komagataeibacter medellinensis NBRC 3288 contains these coding sequences:
- a CDS encoding phage tail sheath subtilisin-like domain-containing protein produces the protein MSESITFPNYPTTNRVPGVFADIDPSQANTATVALRALIIAQRLKSGTAPAGTPVIIPSPAAAVTMFGAGSQAAIAVSHYRNIDTFGELWVLPLDDDAAAQAAAGAIAISGTPTGSGTIVFLIDGALVPVAYAVGDAAADILARIPTAMAQVANIPVSAGTITDASLPLTALNAGACGNDILLGTSDTSSDYTSDGLTITFTQFTGGSENPSAAITPALANLGNRTFDFVCCPYTDATSLAAIKEFWNDQTGRWSWLQMLFGHVFSAVRGTLGEVTTFGGTVNDQHLTVMPIADSPHSPLRWAAEITAGVAVKVRADPGIPITQVALTVLPPSQPNQWTFSEQNSLLYEGLSVFSVGDDSTVYILRLITTYQENAAGMPDDSYLDCETMNQLAYVIRDLREFQTPYLTKKLVSDTTRIAAGSNAINAPVVKQALISRYAALEDAGYVQNSANFAAAIIVQNAGGGQLRELLPIDVVNQVRDIPMLIQFRKS, from the coding sequence GTGAGCGAATCAATCACCTTCCCCAACTATCCCACCACGAACCGCGTCCCGGGCGTGTTTGCGGATATCGACCCCAGCCAGGCCAATACTGCAACGGTGGCGCTGCGCGCGCTCATCATCGCCCAGCGCCTGAAATCCGGCACGGCACCTGCCGGCACGCCGGTCATCATCCCCAGCCCGGCCGCCGCCGTCACCATGTTCGGCGCCGGATCGCAGGCCGCCATTGCGGTATCGCACTATCGCAACATCGACACCTTCGGTGAGCTGTGGGTGCTTCCGCTCGATGATGATGCGGCAGCGCAGGCTGCCGCTGGCGCCATCGCCATATCCGGCACGCCAACCGGCTCGGGCACCATCGTGTTCCTCATCGACGGCGCACTGGTCCCGGTCGCCTATGCCGTGGGCGATGCCGCAGCCGATATCCTTGCCCGCATCCCCACCGCCATGGCGCAGGTCGCCAACATCCCCGTATCGGCCGGCACCATCACCGATGCCTCCCTGCCACTGACCGCGCTCAATGCTGGCGCGTGCGGCAATGACATCCTGCTCGGCACGTCCGATACGTCCTCGGATTACACGTCCGACGGCCTGACCATCACTTTCACCCAGTTCACGGGTGGCAGTGAAAACCCGTCCGCCGCCATCACGCCCGCACTCGCCAACCTCGGCAACCGGACGTTCGATTTCGTGTGCTGTCCCTACACGGACGCCACAAGCCTTGCCGCCATCAAGGAATTCTGGAACGACCAGACCGGCCGATGGTCGTGGCTGCAGATGCTGTTCGGGCATGTCTTCTCCGCCGTGCGTGGCACGCTGGGGGAAGTGACCACCTTCGGTGGCACGGTCAATGACCAGCACCTGACCGTCATGCCCATTGCAGACAGCCCGCATTCGCCCCTGCGCTGGGCGGCAGAAATCACGGCAGGCGTGGCAGTCAAGGTGCGCGCCGATCCGGGCATCCCCATCACCCAGGTAGCGCTGACGGTTCTGCCGCCGTCCCAGCCCAACCAGTGGACGTTCTCCGAACAGAACAGCCTCCTGTATGAAGGCCTGTCCGTGTTCTCGGTCGGTGATGACAGCACCGTCTACATCCTGCGCCTGATCACCACGTATCAGGAAAATGCCGCCGGCATGCCCGATGATTCCTATCTCGATTGCGAGACGATGAATCAGCTGGCCTACGTCATCCGTGACCTGCGCGAGTTCCAGACGCCCTACCTGACCAAGAAGCTGGTGTCCGACACAACCCGCATCGCGGCCGGGTCCAATGCCATCAATGCTCCCGTGGTCAAGCAGGCGCTGATCAGCCGCTACGCAGCGCTGGAAGATGCAGGTTACGTGCAGAACAGTGCCAATTTTGCAGCCGCCATCATCGTGCAGAACGCTGGCGGCGGCCAGCTGCGCGAGCTGCTGCCGATCGATGTCGTCAACCAGGTGCGCGACATCCCCATGCTCATCCAGTTCCGCAAGAGTTAA
- a CDS encoding phage tail tube protein has translation MASSAGMRRAGVGAGFINGVPYDIIECRYSPARWTRETLKGQNGIHGYSENPQQGRIIMSIRDAGGMTVRDFNDMSDAEVQLQLATNKTVGGSGLWCTEAVEVSTGEATMEVTFEGVSVTETPTS, from the coding sequence ATGGCCAGTTCAGCAGGCATGCGCCGCGCCGGCGTTGGTGCCGGTTTCATCAACGGCGTGCCATACGACATCATCGAATGCCGCTACAGCCCCGCCAGATGGACCCGTGAAACCCTAAAGGGGCAGAACGGCATCCACGGCTATTCCGAAAACCCCCAGCAGGGCCGCATCATCATGTCGATCCGTGATGCCGGCGGCATGACGGTCCGCGACTTTAACGACATGTCGGACGCCGAAGTGCAGCTCCAGCTTGCCACGAACAAGACCGTGGGCGGCTCGGGCCTGTGGTGCACCGAGGCTGTCGAGGTCAGCACCGGGGAAGCAACAATGGAAGTCACGTTTGAAGGCGTGAGCGTTACGGAGACCCCCACATCATGA
- a CDS encoding phage tail assembly protein, whose product MSKLPDPVKTIELETPINTKSGACYTQLDLCEPTGGQVLNAEKHLKGATIGPVDLRMYSLTLVSQNAGIPFADIRDYFPISVINEATRYLQSFIEAGQETGGS is encoded by the coding sequence ATGAGCAAGCTGCCCGATCCGGTAAAAACCATCGAGCTTGAAACCCCGATCAACACGAAATCAGGGGCCTGCTACACCCAGCTGGACCTGTGCGAACCCACCGGCGGCCAGGTGCTCAATGCCGAAAAGCACCTCAAGGGGGCCACCATCGGCCCGGTGGACCTGCGCATGTATTCGCTCACGCTGGTCTCGCAGAACGCGGGAATACCGTTTGCCGATATCCGCGACTACTTCCCGATCAGCGTGATCAATGAGGCAACCCGTTACCTCCAGTCTTTTATCGAGGCTGGCCAGGAGACTGGCGGCAGCTAG
- a CDS encoding lytic transglycosylase domain-containing protein, whose translation MASGFTITISAVDKASRVMNDITRRVNGMNAPIRRFRGAFGRFMDASGVRRLAGAFRDWTAAGLGTAASLLKVIEPMGILTGAASLTGLYKLTTAWAQFGTRLGFDAQRIGILPQKLQALQGAAEEAGASAGSMTTGLRSLHDNMVDAIGGRNNEALLYFRQLGIRIGSMRGGVRDVTQVLPELADKIARLRDPTLQARVATQLLGSAGEDLLPYLRRGSKGMQMLEADARRLGVTNQKGVQAASDLQLAQTRLGLATRGLAYSIAEKAGPGLQSLLNWFTDLIAKNREAIAARIGQAVESFAKWIMSVDWKQIGDDIAEVADDAQSVARSLGGWKETAKDVGKVIMAVLIGRMLLGLGMTLGKIVQVTLALKAMRTATIAAEAASAASAAAAAAAGGTEAAAATGAGSVAEGAAVAGGAAAAAGGAARTGIVARTMNMGRAGLRLGGRALPLLGMTALAYDVWNEVLTGGGHLARNDTIVRTPPLKKDVAAEARIAAARHGLDPDRFSSLLQTEGGGYRNVSPAGAFGPAQLMPGTAGGLGLPRSINDPHYTWQGNLDGGARYFKSLLDLFHGNYEAAEAAYNAGPNKAGVKLFAATGDPSRLPRETQDYVASIDALTSSAKRMHADVAHGDGVPVPADDDAAGETAAAPVGAPRGPVWQDRPAQGAAARSGSDNDSARSETASRSGGGTWNDFARRLTVDLRVHNDGHPQAPRVSIKGARMAGGGPAPKISTAMPSESM comes from the coding sequence ATGGCTAGCGGCTTTACCATCACCATTTCCGCAGTCGATAAGGCCAGCCGGGTGATGAACGACATCACCAGGCGGGTCAACGGCATGAATGCCCCCATCCGCCGCTTCCGGGGGGCATTCGGTCGGTTCATGGATGCCAGTGGTGTGCGCCGCCTCGCGGGCGCATTCCGGGACTGGACGGCGGCAGGCCTCGGCACGGCAGCATCCCTGCTCAAGGTCATTGAGCCCATGGGCATCCTGACGGGTGCCGCATCGCTGACAGGCCTCTACAAGCTGACCACCGCCTGGGCGCAGTTCGGCACGCGCCTGGGTTTTGACGCCCAGCGCATAGGCATCCTGCCCCAGAAACTGCAGGCCCTGCAGGGGGCAGCAGAAGAAGCCGGTGCATCAGCCGGGTCCATGACGACCGGCCTGCGCTCCCTGCACGACAACATGGTCGATGCCATCGGCGGCCGGAACAATGAGGCCCTGCTCTATTTCCGCCAGCTCGGCATCCGCATAGGCAGCATGCGCGGCGGCGTCCGCGATGTGACGCAGGTACTCCCTGAACTGGCCGACAAGATTGCCCGGCTGCGCGACCCGACCCTGCAGGCCCGCGTTGCCACCCAGTTGCTGGGTTCTGCCGGTGAAGATCTGCTCCCTTACCTGCGCCGTGGCTCAAAAGGCATGCAGATGCTGGAGGCCGATGCCCGCAGGCTGGGCGTGACCAACCAGAAAGGCGTGCAGGCTGCATCCGATCTTCAACTGGCCCAGACCCGGCTGGGGCTGGCCACGCGCGGCCTCGCCTATTCCATTGCGGAAAAAGCAGGCCCGGGGCTGCAGTCCCTGCTCAACTGGTTTACCGACCTGATCGCCAAGAACCGCGAGGCCATTGCCGCCCGGATCGGGCAGGCAGTCGAGTCCTTCGCCAAATGGATCATGTCCGTGGACTGGAAGCAGATCGGCGATGACATTGCCGAGGTTGCCGATGATGCCCAGAGCGTGGCCAGAAGCCTGGGCGGCTGGAAAGAGACCGCGAAGGATGTCGGCAAGGTCATCATGGCCGTCCTGATCGGCCGGATGCTGCTGGGCCTCGGCATGACGCTGGGCAAGATCGTACAGGTCACTCTGGCCCTCAAGGCCATGCGCACGGCAACCATTGCTGCCGAGGCCGCATCAGCCGCCAGTGCGGCTGCGGCCGCCGCAGCAGGAGGCACTGAGGCGGCAGCGGCAACAGGCGCCGGATCTGTGGCGGAAGGCGCTGCAGTGGCAGGGGGAGCCGCCGCCGCTGCGGGCGGCGCTGCCAGAACGGGCATTGTGGCGCGCACAATGAACATGGGCCGCGCCGGTCTGCGCCTGGGCGGCCGTGCGTTGCCTCTCCTGGGCATGACCGCCCTGGCATATGATGTGTGGAATGAAGTCCTTACCGGTGGCGGCCACCTGGCCCGCAATGACACCATCGTAAGAACACCGCCCCTGAAAAAGGACGTGGCGGCAGAAGCCCGCATCGCCGCCGCGCGTCATGGTCTGGACCCTGACCGGTTTTCCAGCCTGCTCCAGACCGAAGGGGGTGGCTATCGCAACGTATCGCCAGCCGGCGCATTCGGACCGGCCCAGCTCATGCCGGGAACAGCGGGTGGACTGGGGCTTCCCAGGTCCATCAATGATCCGCACTACACCTGGCAGGGCAATCTGGATGGCGGTGCACGCTACTTCAAAAGCCTGCTCGACCTGTTTCACGGCAATTACGAAGCGGCGGAAGCGGCCTATAACGCCGGGCCGAACAAGGCAGGGGTAAAGCTGTTTGCCGCCACCGGCGACCCGTCACGCCTCCCCCGGGAAACGCAGGATTACGTCGCCTCCATTGACGCCCTGACCAGTTCCGCCAAACGCATGCATGCTGATGTCGCGCACGGTGATGGTGTGCCGGTCCCCGCAGATGATGATGCCGCTGGAGAAACGGCTGCCGCTCCGGTCGGTGCACCGCGTGGCCCGGTCTGGCAGGACCGGCCGGCCCAGGGCGCCGCTGCCCGCTCCGGTTCGGACAACGATAGTGCCAGATCTGAAACCGCATCCCGCTCCGGGGGGGGCACCTGGAACGATTTTGCCCGGCGCCTGACCGTTGATCTGCGCGTCCACAACGATGGCCATCCGCAGGCCCCGCGTGTCAGCATAAAGGGCGCACGCATGGCGGGCGGTGGCCCCGCGCCAAAAATCTCCACTGCCATGCCGTCGGAATCGATGTAA
- a CDS encoding DNA circularization protein translates to MSVIDLFIPAIWRGVPFLVREGSLSGGRRTAVHEYPYRDDPWPEDMGRAPRVMTLAGRLVGDDVYLQRAALLAACELEGPGLLIHPTLGPVQCSLVEPVQFRDRGEAQREVQFDLVLMQAGSRLYPNLLINTQNAILVAVAAAVLAVADVLASQLASIKSTASAVSLGAQNVASAWGAGASAAGRDPAAIANETSGLTSYNGRYAGGMLAAPAPANATVASQRAAVITSRTAIDAAVAALSTAALSAVSDPAACATAARAVVVAIRAATISPADQIRVLSTLAGYQPSVMATTAPIGADVATAQTAMGNALRRSAIIGLAEAVEAAQPDSAEQAQAMLVSIITVLDAEIITAADSADSESYAALRALRTTVVQDLSERGAQLAHIETFTFNASMPAITLAWRLYKDPTRTRDLVARADCPHPLFMPLQFEALDQ, encoded by the coding sequence ATGTCCGTAATCGACCTGTTCATCCCCGCCATATGGCGGGGTGTCCCGTTCCTGGTGCGTGAAGGTTCGCTATCCGGCGGACGACGCACTGCTGTCCATGAATATCCATACCGTGATGACCCATGGCCCGAGGATATGGGCCGCGCACCCCGCGTCATGACACTGGCCGGGCGCCTGGTGGGCGATGATGTGTACCTCCAGCGCGCCGCCCTGCTGGCTGCCTGTGAACTGGAAGGCCCGGGCCTTCTGATCCATCCTACCCTGGGCCCGGTGCAGTGCAGCCTGGTCGAGCCGGTCCAGTTCCGCGACCGGGGCGAAGCGCAGCGTGAGGTCCAGTTCGATCTGGTCCTGATGCAGGCCGGCTCGCGTCTCTATCCCAACCTGCTCATCAATACCCAGAATGCGATCCTTGTCGCGGTTGCGGCTGCCGTCCTGGCCGTGGCCGACGTTCTGGCCAGCCAGCTTGCCAGCATAAAATCCACCGCCAGTGCCGTAAGCCTGGGGGCGCAGAATGTCGCCAGCGCATGGGGGGCAGGCGCATCGGCGGCAGGCCGCGATCCCGCCGCCATCGCGAACGAAACCTCGGGCCTGACCAGCTATAACGGGCGCTATGCCGGCGGCATGCTGGCCGCGCCCGCACCTGCCAACGCCACTGTGGCCAGCCAGCGCGCTGCCGTCATCACGTCCCGCACCGCGATCGATGCGGCCGTGGCAGCCCTGTCCACAGCCGCACTGTCCGCCGTATCCGATCCTGCCGCCTGCGCCACGGCCGCGCGGGCCGTGGTCGTGGCCATCCGGGCCGCCACCATCAGCCCGGCCGACCAGATCCGCGTGCTGTCTACGCTGGCCGGCTACCAGCCATCCGTCATGGCCACCACGGCCCCCATCGGGGCGGATGTCGCCACCGCACAGACCGCCATGGGCAACGCCCTGCGCCGCTCCGCCATCATCGGCCTGGCCGAAGCGGTCGAGGCGGCCCAGCCGGACAGTGCCGAACAGGCGCAGGCCATGCTGGTCAGCATCATCACCGTGCTCGATGCCGAGATCATCACGGCAGCCGACAGTGCGGACAGCGAAAGCTATGCCGCGCTCCGCGCGCTCCGCACCACCGTGGTGCAGGATCTGAGCGAGCGCGGCGCCCAGCTCGCTCACATCGAGACATTCACGTTCAACGCCTCCATGCCCGCCATCACGCTGGCATGGCGTCTCTACAAAGACCCGACCCGCACCCGCGACCTGGTCGCCCGCGCGGACTGTCCCCATCCCCTGTTCATGCCCCTGCAGTTCGAGGCCCTGGACCAATGA
- a CDS encoding phage baseplate assembly protein yields MNLINALAGGDLPDINTEVTLTVGNTKWSGWQEIRVTRGAERCPSDYDIGLTEKYLDTSQLDIMPGEPCTLSIGDVKVIDGYVDIYEIGVGTGHQVRIGGRSRCSDLVDTHAVVPRGQLGSCDLVQLAKQLCTPYGIDVVTKNITLPSTTSDRIIQIFNVTLGQTPYQLIEECARYMAVMVYDDADGNLVLSSVGTDTHASGFAEGVNVLECSVTYRMDERFSTYLPVLFSVQNFNDFDNANAGNQFTPLKDPGVPRYRPYFVVSEQSYNGQFLAELRAKWELQRRRGRSQAVRLVCDSWHDRAGVLWTPNTLVPVHLPALKLPGKTWLITDVTFSKSAEQGTTAELTLMPPEAMTVEPAVQTPFDWQVQNDLASTAGQEQA; encoded by the coding sequence ATGAACCTGATCAACGCCCTGGCAGGCGGCGACCTGCCGGACATCAACACCGAAGTCACGCTGACCGTGGGCAACACGAAATGGTCCGGCTGGCAGGAAATCCGTGTCACGCGCGGGGCCGAACGCTGCCCGTCCGATTACGATATCGGTCTGACCGAGAAATATCTCGACACCAGCCAGCTCGACATCATGCCCGGGGAGCCCTGCACGCTTTCCATCGGCGATGTAAAGGTGATCGACGGATACGTGGATATTTACGAAATCGGTGTCGGCACAGGCCATCAGGTCCGTATCGGCGGCCGCTCGCGCTGCTCCGATCTGGTCGATACGCATGCCGTCGTGCCGCGCGGCCAGCTGGGCAGCTGTGATCTGGTCCAGCTGGCCAAGCAGCTCTGCACGCCCTACGGGATCGATGTGGTGACAAAGAACATCACGCTGCCATCGACCACCAGCGACCGCATCATCCAGATCTTCAATGTAACACTCGGGCAGACCCCCTATCAGCTGATCGAGGAATGCGCCCGGTATATGGCGGTCATGGTTTACGATGATGCGGACGGCAACCTTGTTCTGTCATCTGTCGGCACAGACACCCACGCCAGCGGTTTTGCCGAGGGTGTGAACGTACTGGAATGCAGCGTCACCTACCGCATGGATGAGCGCTTCAGTACCTACCTGCCCGTCCTGTTCAGCGTGCAGAACTTCAACGATTTCGACAATGCCAACGCCGGCAACCAGTTTACCCCGCTCAAAGATCCCGGCGTGCCACGCTACCGACCCTATTTCGTGGTCAGTGAACAGAGCTACAACGGCCAGTTCCTGGCTGAACTGCGGGCCAAGTGGGAACTACAGCGCCGGCGTGGCCGCTCGCAGGCCGTGCGCCTGGTCTGCGATTCCTGGCATGACAGGGCTGGCGTACTCTGGACCCCGAACACCCTTGTGCCCGTTCACCTGCCGGCCCTTAAACTGCCCGGCAAGACATGGCTGATTACCGATGTGACGTTCTCCAAGAGTGCCGAGCAGGGCACCACGGCGGAACTGACCCTGATGCCGCCCGAGGCCATGACAGTCGAGCCCGCCGTGCAGACCCCGTTTGACTGGCAGGTGCAGAATGATTTGGCCAGCACTGCCGGGCAGGAACAGGCATAA
- a CDS encoding phage baseplate assembly protein, with protein sequence MRHLLSRLFGIGRTTTAPNDSGPVQTVQISLNEYETLDGKPVIIAYGLISCPPVGSDVMLTCTGGKRTDSVITGHNHQKYRHTGAQPGEAGIANPVVGTVILAKANGDVYIKPASGKVIVDGGTVTAKDFITAGGVKLSDHTHSGVQQGSSSTQGPQG encoded by the coding sequence ATGAGGCACCTGCTTTCCCGCCTGTTCGGTATTGGCCGCACAACGACTGCGCCGAACGATAGCGGCCCCGTCCAGACCGTGCAGATCAGCCTCAATGAATATGAAACGCTGGATGGCAAGCCGGTCATCATCGCCTACGGCCTGATCAGCTGCCCGCCTGTCGGGTCTGATGTCATGCTCACATGTACTGGCGGCAAACGCACGGACAGCGTGATCACCGGCCACAACCACCAGAAATACCGCCATACCGGCGCGCAGCCGGGTGAGGCCGGCATCGCGAATCCGGTTGTCGGCACCGTCATTCTCGCAAAGGCGAATGGGGATGTTTACATCAAGCCCGCATCCGGCAAGGTCATTGTGGATGGCGGCACAGTCACGGCAAAAGATTTCATCACCGCCGGCGGCGTCAAGCTGTCCGATCACACCCATAGCGGGGTCCAGCAGGGCAGCTCCAGCACACAAGGGCCACAGGGATGA
- a CDS encoding phage GP46 family protein — translation MTDIRLVYDNTKMHCDWVITNGDLDTDADLETAVLFSLFTDAPAPSGTVTPDGSNDLRGCWIDGLESFQMGSLLWTIEGAKKQGNSLLTHARTICEQALQWLVDDGIVGSITVQTSWLNATSLNIGIRLTKPDGTDTSFQYAWAWKDTARNALSTANPF, via the coding sequence ATGACCGATATCCGCCTGGTCTATGACAACACGAAAATGCACTGCGACTGGGTCATCACCAATGGTGATCTGGACACGGACGCGGATCTGGAAACCGCCGTCCTGTTCAGCCTGTTTACCGATGCCCCTGCCCCCAGCGGCACGGTCACGCCCGACGGATCGAACGACCTGCGTGGCTGCTGGATCGACGGGCTGGAAAGTTTCCAGATGGGCTCCCTGCTCTGGACGATCGAGGGTGCGAAGAAACAGGGCAACAGCCTGCTGACCCACGCCCGCACCATATGCGAACAGGCCCTGCAATGGCTGGTCGATGACGGGATCGTGGGCAGTATTACCGTGCAGACATCGTGGCTGAACGCCACATCCTTGAATATCGGCATCCGTCTGACAAAGCCCGATGGCACCGACACATCCTTCCAGTATGCGTGGGCATGGAAGGACACCGCCCGGAATGCCCTATCAACAGCCAACCCTTTCTGA
- a CDS encoding baseplate J/gp47 family protein produces MPYQQPTLSDLKSQALNDIVSSNITKGLSLLPRSVLRTLAWCFSNLTWGNYDYLAYCYRQAVPFTATDENLDGWGAMRDILRKDATTASGQVQFTGCTPDVPLPSGTVIMRADGVDYATTADATADASGTLTVPVTCQSTGATGNCDAGVAFSLLTSVSGIPAQGSTPAGMTGSADQETDSEYRTRVLTAYASRAGGGRQSDYVEWAEDVAGVTRAWCNPLAFGPGTVTVYVMLDDAQEENGGYPQGTDGCATNETRYTVATGDQLAVANAIWTEQPVTALVAVCAPKPFPVDVIVANLSPNTATQIAAMKTALSDLYFRSGTPLGMTLEQSDIESALISTGASFTIASPSGPVSIPVGSLPSVGNLVATS; encoded by the coding sequence ATGCCCTATCAACAGCCAACCCTTTCTGACCTGAAATCCCAGGCCCTGAACGATATTGTCTCAAGCAATATCACGAAGGGCCTGTCCCTCCTGCCGCGTTCCGTACTGCGCACCCTGGCATGGTGTTTTTCCAACCTGACCTGGGGCAATTACGACTATCTGGCCTACTGCTACCGGCAGGCGGTCCCTTTTACCGCCACGGATGAAAATCTGGACGGCTGGGGGGCGATGCGCGACATCCTGCGCAAGGATGCCACCACGGCCAGCGGCCAGGTCCAGTTCACCGGCTGCACGCCGGACGTCCCGCTCCCGTCCGGCACCGTCATCATGCGTGCCGATGGGGTGGATTATGCCACCACCGCTGATGCCACGGCCGATGCCTCGGGCACGCTGACGGTGCCCGTTACCTGTCAGTCCACGGGCGCTACCGGAAATTGTGATGCCGGCGTGGCTTTCAGCCTGCTCACATCTGTCTCCGGCATCCCGGCACAGGGCAGCACGCCTGCCGGCATGACCGGTAGCGCCGATCAGGAGACCGACAGCGAATACCGCACCCGGGTGCTCACGGCCTACGCATCCCGCGCGGGTGGCGGCCGCCAGTCCGACTATGTGGAATGGGCGGAAGATGTGGCTGGCGTCACCCGCGCCTGGTGCAACCCGCTCGCCTTCGGCCCCGGCACCGTCACGGTCTATGTGATGCTGGATGATGCGCAGGAGGAAAATGGCGGATACCCGCAGGGAACAGACGGGTGTGCAACAAACGAAACCCGATACACTGTTGCCACTGGCGACCAGCTAGCCGTTGCCAATGCCATCTGGACCGAACAGCCGGTTACTGCACTGGTGGCCGTATGCGCGCCCAAACCGTTCCCCGTGGATGTCATCGTAGCGAACCTTTCCCCCAACACCGCAACCCAGATCGCAGCCATGAAAACCGCTCTGTCTGACCTGTATTTCAGGTCTGGCACCCCTCTGGGCATGACACTGGAACAGAGTGATATCGAAAGTGCCCTGATTTCCACTGGCGCATCGTTCACCATCGCCTCGCCCTCTGGTCCTGTATCCATACCGGTCGGCTCCCTGCCATCCGTCGGCAATCTGGTAGCAACATCCTGA
- a CDS encoding YmfQ family protein produces the protein MGIPGYSADRTLAAFKRTLPRGRAWPRGTDTVMHAALAGFMPTAARFINAARSIVPDVFPATATSVLDEWEATLGLPDPCAGNSPTIQQRRNQVVARLADTGGASVGYFVQFAKNLGYDITITQFSPAQADFLCADDPVYDPFWAYVWRVNAASTTVTYFSADQSYADDALAVWGNAVLECEITARVPAHTSVLFAYG, from the coding sequence ATGGGCATTCCCGGCTACTCCGCTGACCGGACACTGGCAGCCTTCAAGCGCACCCTCCCGCGGGGCCGTGCGTGGCCGCGCGGAACCGATACGGTCATGCATGCCGCGCTTGCAGGCTTCATGCCCACGGCCGCACGCTTCATCAACGCCGCCCGTTCCATAGTGCCTGATGTCTTTCCGGCTACGGCCACCAGCGTGCTGGATGAATGGGAAGCAACCCTTGGGCTGCCCGATCCCTGCGCGGGTAACAGTCCCACCATCCAGCAGCGTCGCAACCAGGTAGTGGCCCGTCTGGCTGATACCGGCGGCGCGTCCGTCGGCTACTTCGTCCAGTTTGCCAAAAACCTCGGATACGACATCACCATCACCCAGTTTTCCCCTGCACAGGCGGACTTCCTGTGTGCGGATGACCCGGTTTACGACCCGTTCTGGGCCTATGTCTGGCGCGTGAACGCGGCCAGCACCACCGTCACCTATTTCTCCGCTGATCAGTCCTACGCTGATGATGCACTCGCCGTCTGGGGCAATGCCGTCCTCGAGTGTGAAATTACGGCGCGTGTCCCTGCCCACACCTCTGTCCTGTTTGCATACGGATAA